In a single window of the Arachis hypogaea cultivar Tifrunner chromosome 6, arahy.Tifrunner.gnm2.J5K5, whole genome shotgun sequence genome:
- the LOC112696015 gene encoding ABC transporter A family member 1 isoform X2, giving the protein MAHFLTTWNWVLVLYQQCSTASLQQMVDSFIIFIAQQSGINSSTERITLPLSGFYDTDFSLNATWNQFNPSHIRVSPFPTREYTDDQFQSIIKKVMGILYLLGFLYPVSRLISYSVFEKEQKIKEGLYMMGLKDGIFHLSWFITYALQFAVSSGIITACTMDNLFKYSDKTLVFAYFFIFGLSAIMLSFFISTFFKRAKTAVAVGTLSFLGTFFPYYTVNDEGVSMVLKVLASILSPTAFALGSVNFADYERAHVGLRWTNIWRESSGVNFSLCLLMMILDTLLYCAMGLYFDKVLPREYGRRYPWSFVFRRDFWRKNKTGKHRPSNFEVKIDGRNSESRPSIEAISLDMKQQELDGRCIQIRNLHKVYATRKGDCCAVNSLQLTLYEHQILALLGHNGAGKSTTISMLVGLLPPTSGDALVFGKNIVSDIDEIRKVLGVCPQHDILFPELTVREHLEIFAILKGVDEDSLEAVVTNMADEVGLADKINSVVRALSGGMKRKLSLGIALIGNSKVIILDEPTSGMDPYSMRLTWQLIKKFKKGRIILLTTHSMDEADELGDRIAIMANGSLKCCGSSLFLKHHYGVGYTLTLVKSAPTASIASDIVYRHVPSATCVSEVGTEISFRLPLASSSAFEGMFREIEGCMKKPLLNMEISGSGNEDSLGIESYGISVTTLEEVFLRVAGCDYDGVECFEGNDRSLVSDSVALLGSYDHPSTKKCFLGNYKKFLGLISSIVAGACGLIFAMVISFINFVGMLCCSCCLISRSTFWQHSRALFIKRAISARRDHKTIIFQLIIPAVFLFIGLLFLKLKPHPDQQGLILSTSYFNPLLTGGGGGGPIPFNLSLPIAEKVAQNVKGGWIQRYKPSSYKFPNSGKALADAVEAAGPTLGPALLSMSEYLMSSFNESYQSRYGAIVMDDQNSDGSLGYTVLHNCSCQHAAPTFINVMNSAILRLATGDTNMTIQTRNHPLPMTQSQLVQRHDLDAFSAAIIVNIAFSFIPASFAVPIVKEREVKAKHQQLISGVSVLSYWASTYIWDFVSFLFPASFAIILFYIFGLDQFVGGVSLLPTTLMLLEYGLAVASSTYCLTFFFFDHTMAQNVVLLIHFFTGLILMVISFIMGLIPNTTTANTFLKNFFRISPGFCFADGLASLALLRQGMKDKTSDGIFDWNVSGASICYLAVESIGYFCLTLALEVCPSLKLTPFMIKKWWQSLNIFQRNTTYLEPLLEPSMESVSMDFDEDVDVKTERNRVLSGSLDNSIIYLRNLRKVYSEGKYLGEKVAVDSLTFSVQEGECFGFLGTNGAGKTTTLSMLCGEESPSDGTAFIFGKDICSHPKAARQYIGYCPQFDALLEFLTVQEHLELYARIKGVPEYTIDNIVKEKMVEFGLLKHANKPSFTLSGGNKRKLSVAIAMIGDPPIVILDEPSTGMDPIAKRFMWDVISRISTRRGKTAVILTTHSMNEAQALCTRMGIMVGGRLRCIGSPQHLKTRFGNHLELEVKPTEVSSADLQTLCQAIQERVLYVPSHPRSLLGDLEVCIGATDSITAENSSIAEISLTREMISLIGRWLGNEERVKTLISCTPVSDGASREQLSEQLFRDGGIPLPVFSEWWLSKQKFSEIDSFILSSFRGARWQGCNGLNIRYQIPYEEGLSLADVFGHLEGNRDRLGIAEYSISQSTLETIFNHFAATS; this is encoded by the exons ATGGCCCATTTCTTAACGACTTGGAACTGGGTGTTAGTGCTGTACCAACAATGCAGTACAGCTTCA CTCCAGCAAATGGTCGATTCATTTATAATATTCATTGCTCAACAGTCTGGCATAAATTCCAGCACTGAACGCATAACCCTTCCTCTATCAGGCTTCTATGACACTGATTTCTCTCTGAATGCTACATGGAATCAGTTTAACCCCAGTCATATACGAGTATCTCCATTTCCCACTCGAGAGTACACTGATGATCAGTTCCAGTCAATCATAAAGAAAGTCATGGGAATATT ATACCTATTGGGTTTTCTCTATCCAGTTTCGCGCCTCATCAGTTATTCTGTTTTTGAGAAG GAACAGAAGATTAAAGAAGGACTCTATATGATGGGCCTGAAAGATGGGATATTTCATCTCTCTTGGTTTATCACATATGCTTTGCAG TTTGCAGTGTCTTCCGGGATCATTACTGCTTGCACCATGGATAATTTATTCAAGTATAGTGATAAGACATTGGTGTTTGCCTACTTTTTCATTTTTGGGCTTAGTGCAATCATGCTGTCATTTTTTATATCAACATTTTTCAAACGGGCCAAAACAGCTGTTGCAGTTGGAACGCTGTCTTTTCTTGGTACTTTTTTCCCTTATTACACTGTCAATGATGAGGGTGTTTCAAT GGTATTGAAGGTTCTTGCTTCTATACTTTCACCTACAGCCTTTGCTCTGGGGTCAGTTAACTTTGCTGATTATGAGCGTGCTCATGTGGGACTGCGTTGGACCAACATATGGCGG GAATCATCTGGAGTGAATTTTTCTCTATGTCTTTTGATGATGATACTTGATACACTGCTATATTGTGCAATGGGTCTATATTTTGACAAG GTTCTTCCACGGGAGTATGGACGGCGATATCCGTGGTCTTTTGTTTTCCGAAGAGACTTCTGGAGAAAGAATAAAACTGGAAAACACCGCCCCTCCAATTTTGAAGTTAAAATTGATGGTAGGAATTCCGAGTCGAGACCTTCTATAGAAGCAATAAGCCTAGATATGAAACAACAGGAGCTTGATGGCAG ATGCATTCAGATAAGGAATTTGCATAAAGTGTATGCTACTAGAAAAGGAGATTGCTGTGCTGTTAACTCCTTACAACTTACATTGTATGAACATCAGATTCTTGCTCTTCTAG GACATAATGGAGCTGGTAAAAGTACAACAATCTCGATGCTTGTTGGTCTTCTTCCTCCTACATCAGGGGATGCTTTGGTGTTTGGAAAGAACATTGTATCAGATATT GATGAGATACGGAAGGTTTTGGGTGTGTGCCCACAACATGATATACTCTTTCCCGAATTGACC GTAAGGGAGCATTTAGAAATATTCGCCATATTAAAGGGTGTTGATGAAGACTCACTGGAGGCTGTTGTTACCAATATGGCTGACGAG GTGGGCCTGGCTGATAAAATTAACAGTGTTGTGAGAGCTCTTTCTGGTGGCATGAAGAGAAAATTGTCTCTTGGAATTGCATTGATAGGGAACAGTAAG GTTATAATTCTTGATGAACCTACCAGCGGAATGGATCCATACTCAATGCGTTTGACTTGgcagttaataaaaaaatttaagaagggCAGGATAATCTTACTAACAACTCATTCAATGGATGAAGCAGATGAACTAGGTGATCGGATAGCTATCATGGCCAATGGTTCTCTGAAATGCTGTGGAAG CTCACTTTTCTTGAAGCATCATTATGGAGTTGGTTATACTCTAACACTTGTAAAG TCAGCTCCTACTGCTTCTATAGCTAGTGATATAGTATATCGTCATGTTCCCTCAGCAACCTGTGTAAGCGAG GTGGGAACTGAGATTTCCTTTAGGCTTCCGCTGGCATCTTCATCAGCTTTTGAGGGGATGTTTAGGGAAATTGAAGGTTGCATGAAAAAACCACTTTTGAACATGGAAATAAGTGGTAGTGGTAATGAAGACAGTCTTGGTATTGAAAGCTATGGTATATCAGTCACAACCCTAGAGGAGGTATTTTTGAGAGTTGCAGGATGTGACTATGATGGAGTCGAATGCTTCGAGGGAAATGATCGTTCCCTTGTGTCTGACTCTGTGGCTTTGCTTGGTTCTTATGACCATCCCTCCACCAAAAAATGTTTTTTAGGAAATTATAAGAAGTTCCTTGGTTTGATATCTAGCATAGTGGCAGGAGCTTGTGGTTTGATTTTTGCTATGGTTATAAGTTTCATAAACTTCGTGGGTATGCTGTGTTGTAGCTGTTGTCTCATTTCTAGGTCAACATTCTGGCAACACTCGAGAGCTTTATTCATTAAAAGGGCAATATCTGCTCGGAGAGATCACAAAACAATTATATTCCAGCTAATTATTCCTGCTGTTTTCTTGTTTATTGGTCTTCTTTTTCTCAAGCTCAAGCCACATCCTGATCAGCAGGGCCTGATCCTTTCAACTTCTTATTTTAATCCTCTGTTGACTGGTGGGGGTGGGGGAGGTCCAATCCCTTTTAATCTATCTTTGCCTATTGCTGAAAAG GTAGCACAAAATGTCAAAGGAGGGTGGATTCAAAGATACAAGCCAAGCTCATACAAGTTCCCTAATTCAGGGAAGGCATTAGCTGATGCAGTGGAAGCAGCAGGGCCAACTCTAGGACCTGCTCTACTTTCAATGAGTGAATATTTGATGTCTAGCTTCAATGAATCCTACCAATCTAG GTATGGGGCAATTGTGATGGATGATCAAAATAGTGATGGGAGCTTAGGCTACACTGTATTGCACAATTGTTCTTGCCAGCACGCTGCTCCCACCTTTATCAATGTTATGAACAGTGCCATTCTTAGACTTGCTACTGGTGACACAAATATGACAATTCAGACACGCAACCACCCACTACCAATGACACAAAGCCAGCTCGTACAACGTCAT GACCTGGATGCCTTCTCTGCTGCAATTATTGTCAATATTGCATTCTCTTTCATACCCGCCTCATTTGCTGTTCCCATTGTTAAG GAACGTGAAGTGAAAGCTAAGCACCAGCAGCTAATTAGTGGG GTTTCTGTCCTTTCATATTGGGCTTCTACATATATTTGGGACTTCGTGAGCTTCTTGTTTCCGGCCTCATTTGCCATAATTCTCTTTTAcatttttg GTTTGGATCAATTTGTTGGAGGGGTATCTTTGTTACCGACTACACTGATGCTTTTGGAATATGGACTTGCAGTTGCATCATCAACTTACTGCcttacatttttcttttttgaccATACCATGGCTCAG AATGTGGTTCTTTTAATTCACTTTTTCACTGGATTGATTCTAATGGTTATCTCATTCATTATGGGACTTATACCAAACACAACAACTGCCAATACTTTTCTTAAG AATTTTTTCAGAATTTCTCCTGGATTTTGTTTTGCTGATGGTCTTGCTTCATTGGCACTTCTACGGCAAGGAATGAAAGATAAAACAAGTGATGGGATATTTGACTGGAATGTTTCAGGTGCCTCTATTTGTTATCTTGCTGTTGAG AGCATTGGTTACTTTTGTTTGACACTTGCACTTGAAGTTTGTCCCTCCCTCAAATTAACTCCGTTTATGATCAAGAAGTGGTGGCAGAGTTTAAACATCTTCCAGCGTAATACCACTTATCTGGAACCTCTCTTAGAACCTTCTATGGAATCTGTTTCAATGGACTTTGATGAAGATGTGGATGTGAAAACCGAAAGAAATAGAGTACTTTCTGGTTCCCTCGATAATTCTATTATCTACCTGCGTAATCTTCGAAAG GTGTATTCTGAAGGGAAGTATCTAGGGGAAAAGGTTGCAGTAGATTCGTTAACCTTTTCGGTTCAGGAAGGAGAATGTTTCGGCTTTTTAGGAACAAATGGAGCTGGAAAGACCACAACTCTTTCTATGTTATGCG GGGAAGAATCTCCTTCTGATGGGACTGCTTTTATTTTTGGCAAAGATATATGCTCCCATCCCAAGGCTGCTCGCCAATAT ATTGGATATTGTCCGCAATTTGATGCTTTATTGGAGTTTTTGACCGTTCAAGAGCATCTTGAGCTTTATGCTAGAATAAAAGGTGTTCCAGAATACACTATAGATAAT ATTGTTAAGGAAAAGATGGTGGAATTTGGCTTATTGAAGCATGCTAATAAACCGTCATTTACTCTTAGTGGGGGGAATAAAAGGAAACTATCTGTTGCAATCGCAATGATTGGAGATCCTCCTATTGTCATTCTTGATGAACCATCTACAG GTATGGATCCCATCGCCAAAAGATTTATGTGGGATGTAATATCTAGGATCTCAACAAGAAGGGGGAAAACTGCAGTAATTCTAACTACCCACAGCATGAATGAAGCTCAAGCCTTATGTACCAGGATGGGAATAATG GTTGGTGGACGATTAAGATGCATCGGAAGTCCTCAGCATTTAAAAACGAGATTTGGGAATCATCTGGAACTAGAG GTAAAACCTACTGAAGTGAGTTCTGCAGACTTGCAAACACTATGCCAAGCTATTCAGGAAAGAGTTCTCTATGTCCCTTCTCATCCTAGAAGCTTGCTTGGCGACCTTGAAGTTTGCATTGGTGCCACTGACTCCATTACTGCAGAAAATAGTTCCATTGCAGAGATTAGCTTGACACGAGAAATGATAAGCTTAATTGGGCGCTGGCTTGGCAATGAAGAAAGAGTCAAGACACTAATCTCCTGTACACCTGTCTCTGATGGAGCTTCTAGGGAACAATTATCTGAACAATTGTTTCGAGATG GTGGTATTCCATTACCAGTATTTTCCGAGTGGTGGTTGTCGAAACAAAAATTCTCAGAAATTGATTCATTTATACTTTCATCATTTCGGGGAGCAAGATGGCAAGGGTGCAATGGTTTGAACATCAGATACCAG ATACCCTATGAAGAAGGTTTATCTCTGGCTGATGTCTTTGGTCACCTTGAAGGAAACAG AGATAGATTAGGGATTGCTGAGTACAGCATCAGCCAGTCAACTCTGGAGACAATATTTAATCATTTTGCAGCTACTTCATGA
- the LOC112696015 gene encoding ABC transporter A family member 1 isoform X3 yields the protein MGYFISLGLSHMLCSLQCLPGSLLLAPWIIYSTVAVGTLSFLGTFFPYYTVNDEGVSMVLKVLASILSPTAFALGSVNFADYERAHVGLRWTNIWRESSGVNFSLCLLMMILDTLLYCAMGLYFDKVLPREYGRRYPWSFVFRRDFWRKNKTGKHRPSNFEVKIDGRNSESRPSIEAISLDMKQQELDGRCIQIRNLHKVYATRKGDCCAVNSLQLTLYEHQILALLGHNGAGKSTTISMLVGLLPPTSGDALVFGKNIVSDIDEIRKVLGVCPQHDILFPELTVREHLEIFAILKGVDEDSLEAVVTNMADEVGLADKINSVVRALSGGMKRKLSLGIALIGNSKVIILDEPTSGMDPYSMRLTWQLIKKFKKGRIILLTTHSMDEADELGDRIAIMANGSLKCCGSSLFLKHHYGVGYTLTLVKSAPTASIASDIVYRHVPSATCVSEVGTEISFRLPLASSSAFEGMFREIEGCMKKPLLNMEISGSGNEDSLGIESYGISVTTLEEVFLRVAGCDYDGVECFEGNDRSLVSDSVALLGSYDHPSTKKCFLGNYKKFLGLISSIVAGACGLIFAMVISFINFVGMLCCSCCLISRSTFWQHSRALFIKRAISARRDHKTIIFQLIIPAVFLFIGLLFLKLKPHPDQQGLILSTSYFNPLLTGGGGGGPIPFNLSLPIAEKVAQNVKGGWIQRYKPSSYKFPNSGKALADAVEAAGPTLGPALLSMSEYLMSSFNESYQSRYGAIVMDDQNSDGSLGYTVLHNCSCQHAAPTFINVMNSAILRLATGDTNMTIQTRNHPLPMTQSQLVQRHDLDAFSAAIIVNIAFSFIPASFAVPIVKEREVKAKHQQLISGVSVLSYWASTYIWDFVSFLFPASFAIILFYIFGLDQFVGGVSLLPTTLMLLEYGLAVASSTYCLTFFFFDHTMAQNVVLLIHFFTGLILMVISFIMGLIPNTTTANTFLKNFFRISPGFCFADGLASLALLRQGMKDKTSDGIFDWNVSGASICYLAVESIGYFCLTLALEVCPSLKLTPFMIKKWWQSLNIFQRNTTYLEPLLEPSMESVSMDFDEDVDVKTERNRVLSGSLDNSIIYLRNLRKVYSEGKYLGEKVAVDSLTFSVQEGECFGFLGTNGAGKTTTLSMLCGEESPSDGTAFIFGKDICSHPKAARQYIGYCPQFDALLEFLTVQEHLELYARIKGVPEYTIDNIVKEKMVEFGLLKHANKPSFTLSGGNKRKLSVAIAMIGDPPIVILDEPSTGMDPIAKRFMWDVISRISTRRGKTAVILTTHSMNEAQALCTRMGIMVGGRLRCIGSPQHLKTRFGNHLELEVKPTEVSSADLQTLCQAIQERVLYVPSHPRSLLGDLEVCIGATDSITAENSSIAEISLTREMISLIGRWLGNEERVKTLISCTPVSDGASREQLSEQLFRDGGIPLPVFSEWWLSKQKFSEIDSFILSSFRGARWQGCNGLNIRYQIPYEEGLSLADVFGHLEGNRDRLGIAEYSISQSTLETIFNHFAATS from the exons ATGGGATATTTCATCTCTCTTGGTTTATCACATATGCTTTGCAG TTTGCAGTGTCTTCCGGGATCATTACTGCTTGCACCATGGATAATTTATTCAA CTGTTGCAGTTGGAACGCTGTCTTTTCTTGGTACTTTTTTCCCTTATTACACTGTCAATGATGAGGGTGTTTCAAT GGTATTGAAGGTTCTTGCTTCTATACTTTCACCTACAGCCTTTGCTCTGGGGTCAGTTAACTTTGCTGATTATGAGCGTGCTCATGTGGGACTGCGTTGGACCAACATATGGCGG GAATCATCTGGAGTGAATTTTTCTCTATGTCTTTTGATGATGATACTTGATACACTGCTATATTGTGCAATGGGTCTATATTTTGACAAG GTTCTTCCACGGGAGTATGGACGGCGATATCCGTGGTCTTTTGTTTTCCGAAGAGACTTCTGGAGAAAGAATAAAACTGGAAAACACCGCCCCTCCAATTTTGAAGTTAAAATTGATGGTAGGAATTCCGAGTCGAGACCTTCTATAGAAGCAATAAGCCTAGATATGAAACAACAGGAGCTTGATGGCAG ATGCATTCAGATAAGGAATTTGCATAAAGTGTATGCTACTAGAAAAGGAGATTGCTGTGCTGTTAACTCCTTACAACTTACATTGTATGAACATCAGATTCTTGCTCTTCTAG GACATAATGGAGCTGGTAAAAGTACAACAATCTCGATGCTTGTTGGTCTTCTTCCTCCTACATCAGGGGATGCTTTGGTGTTTGGAAAGAACATTGTATCAGATATT GATGAGATACGGAAGGTTTTGGGTGTGTGCCCACAACATGATATACTCTTTCCCGAATTGACC GTAAGGGAGCATTTAGAAATATTCGCCATATTAAAGGGTGTTGATGAAGACTCACTGGAGGCTGTTGTTACCAATATGGCTGACGAG GTGGGCCTGGCTGATAAAATTAACAGTGTTGTGAGAGCTCTTTCTGGTGGCATGAAGAGAAAATTGTCTCTTGGAATTGCATTGATAGGGAACAGTAAG GTTATAATTCTTGATGAACCTACCAGCGGAATGGATCCATACTCAATGCGTTTGACTTGgcagttaataaaaaaatttaagaagggCAGGATAATCTTACTAACAACTCATTCAATGGATGAAGCAGATGAACTAGGTGATCGGATAGCTATCATGGCCAATGGTTCTCTGAAATGCTGTGGAAG CTCACTTTTCTTGAAGCATCATTATGGAGTTGGTTATACTCTAACACTTGTAAAG TCAGCTCCTACTGCTTCTATAGCTAGTGATATAGTATATCGTCATGTTCCCTCAGCAACCTGTGTAAGCGAG GTGGGAACTGAGATTTCCTTTAGGCTTCCGCTGGCATCTTCATCAGCTTTTGAGGGGATGTTTAGGGAAATTGAAGGTTGCATGAAAAAACCACTTTTGAACATGGAAATAAGTGGTAGTGGTAATGAAGACAGTCTTGGTATTGAAAGCTATGGTATATCAGTCACAACCCTAGAGGAGGTATTTTTGAGAGTTGCAGGATGTGACTATGATGGAGTCGAATGCTTCGAGGGAAATGATCGTTCCCTTGTGTCTGACTCTGTGGCTTTGCTTGGTTCTTATGACCATCCCTCCACCAAAAAATGTTTTTTAGGAAATTATAAGAAGTTCCTTGGTTTGATATCTAGCATAGTGGCAGGAGCTTGTGGTTTGATTTTTGCTATGGTTATAAGTTTCATAAACTTCGTGGGTATGCTGTGTTGTAGCTGTTGTCTCATTTCTAGGTCAACATTCTGGCAACACTCGAGAGCTTTATTCATTAAAAGGGCAATATCTGCTCGGAGAGATCACAAAACAATTATATTCCAGCTAATTATTCCTGCTGTTTTCTTGTTTATTGGTCTTCTTTTTCTCAAGCTCAAGCCACATCCTGATCAGCAGGGCCTGATCCTTTCAACTTCTTATTTTAATCCTCTGTTGACTGGTGGGGGTGGGGGAGGTCCAATCCCTTTTAATCTATCTTTGCCTATTGCTGAAAAG GTAGCACAAAATGTCAAAGGAGGGTGGATTCAAAGATACAAGCCAAGCTCATACAAGTTCCCTAATTCAGGGAAGGCATTAGCTGATGCAGTGGAAGCAGCAGGGCCAACTCTAGGACCTGCTCTACTTTCAATGAGTGAATATTTGATGTCTAGCTTCAATGAATCCTACCAATCTAG GTATGGGGCAATTGTGATGGATGATCAAAATAGTGATGGGAGCTTAGGCTACACTGTATTGCACAATTGTTCTTGCCAGCACGCTGCTCCCACCTTTATCAATGTTATGAACAGTGCCATTCTTAGACTTGCTACTGGTGACACAAATATGACAATTCAGACACGCAACCACCCACTACCAATGACACAAAGCCAGCTCGTACAACGTCAT GACCTGGATGCCTTCTCTGCTGCAATTATTGTCAATATTGCATTCTCTTTCATACCCGCCTCATTTGCTGTTCCCATTGTTAAG GAACGTGAAGTGAAAGCTAAGCACCAGCAGCTAATTAGTGGG GTTTCTGTCCTTTCATATTGGGCTTCTACATATATTTGGGACTTCGTGAGCTTCTTGTTTCCGGCCTCATTTGCCATAATTCTCTTTTAcatttttg GTTTGGATCAATTTGTTGGAGGGGTATCTTTGTTACCGACTACACTGATGCTTTTGGAATATGGACTTGCAGTTGCATCATCAACTTACTGCcttacatttttcttttttgaccATACCATGGCTCAG AATGTGGTTCTTTTAATTCACTTTTTCACTGGATTGATTCTAATGGTTATCTCATTCATTATGGGACTTATACCAAACACAACAACTGCCAATACTTTTCTTAAG AATTTTTTCAGAATTTCTCCTGGATTTTGTTTTGCTGATGGTCTTGCTTCATTGGCACTTCTACGGCAAGGAATGAAAGATAAAACAAGTGATGGGATATTTGACTGGAATGTTTCAGGTGCCTCTATTTGTTATCTTGCTGTTGAG AGCATTGGTTACTTTTGTTTGACACTTGCACTTGAAGTTTGTCCCTCCCTCAAATTAACTCCGTTTATGATCAAGAAGTGGTGGCAGAGTTTAAACATCTTCCAGCGTAATACCACTTATCTGGAACCTCTCTTAGAACCTTCTATGGAATCTGTTTCAATGGACTTTGATGAAGATGTGGATGTGAAAACCGAAAGAAATAGAGTACTTTCTGGTTCCCTCGATAATTCTATTATCTACCTGCGTAATCTTCGAAAG GTGTATTCTGAAGGGAAGTATCTAGGGGAAAAGGTTGCAGTAGATTCGTTAACCTTTTCGGTTCAGGAAGGAGAATGTTTCGGCTTTTTAGGAACAAATGGAGCTGGAAAGACCACAACTCTTTCTATGTTATGCG GGGAAGAATCTCCTTCTGATGGGACTGCTTTTATTTTTGGCAAAGATATATGCTCCCATCCCAAGGCTGCTCGCCAATAT ATTGGATATTGTCCGCAATTTGATGCTTTATTGGAGTTTTTGACCGTTCAAGAGCATCTTGAGCTTTATGCTAGAATAAAAGGTGTTCCAGAATACACTATAGATAAT ATTGTTAAGGAAAAGATGGTGGAATTTGGCTTATTGAAGCATGCTAATAAACCGTCATTTACTCTTAGTGGGGGGAATAAAAGGAAACTATCTGTTGCAATCGCAATGATTGGAGATCCTCCTATTGTCATTCTTGATGAACCATCTACAG GTATGGATCCCATCGCCAAAAGATTTATGTGGGATGTAATATCTAGGATCTCAACAAGAAGGGGGAAAACTGCAGTAATTCTAACTACCCACAGCATGAATGAAGCTCAAGCCTTATGTACCAGGATGGGAATAATG GTTGGTGGACGATTAAGATGCATCGGAAGTCCTCAGCATTTAAAAACGAGATTTGGGAATCATCTGGAACTAGAG GTAAAACCTACTGAAGTGAGTTCTGCAGACTTGCAAACACTATGCCAAGCTATTCAGGAAAGAGTTCTCTATGTCCCTTCTCATCCTAGAAGCTTGCTTGGCGACCTTGAAGTTTGCATTGGTGCCACTGACTCCATTACTGCAGAAAATAGTTCCATTGCAGAGATTAGCTTGACACGAGAAATGATAAGCTTAATTGGGCGCTGGCTTGGCAATGAAGAAAGAGTCAAGACACTAATCTCCTGTACACCTGTCTCTGATGGAGCTTCTAGGGAACAATTATCTGAACAATTGTTTCGAGATG GTGGTATTCCATTACCAGTATTTTCCGAGTGGTGGTTGTCGAAACAAAAATTCTCAGAAATTGATTCATTTATACTTTCATCATTTCGGGGAGCAAGATGGCAAGGGTGCAATGGTTTGAACATCAGATACCAG ATACCCTATGAAGAAGGTTTATCTCTGGCTGATGTCTTTGGTCACCTTGAAGGAAACAG AGATAGATTAGGGATTGCTGAGTACAGCATCAGCCAGTCAACTCTGGAGACAATATTTAATCATTTTGCAGCTACTTCATGA